The DNA sequence CGTCCAGCAGACCGACGTGGTCCTCTCGCAGTCCGATGCGAGAGACGGCCAGTCCGTCCTCGCCAAGCATTTCGACGCCGGCTCGGGTTCGCCGGTGGTGATCGTGGCCGACCAGGCGAAGGCGGCCGATGTCCTCGCGAAGACCAAGGCCACCGACGGGATCGCCGCGGCGACCTACTACGCCGGCAATGTGCGGCCCGGCGCGCCGGGAGCGGCCGGTGCTCCGCAGCCGGTGGTGGTCGACGGCCGCGTCCTCATCCAGGCGACGCTCTCCGCCGAGCCGGACTCCTCGTCCGCGGAGCAGGTCGTGAAGACGCTCCGCAGCACGCTGCCGTCGGTCGACGATTCCGCGCTCGTCGGCGGGGTCACCGCGATCGCTCTCGACACCAACGAGACGGCCCAGAGCGACCTCGCGAAGATCATCCCGATCGTCCTCGCGGTCATCCTCGTCATCCTCATGCTGCTGCTGCGCTCGATCGTGGCGCCCCTCCTGCTGATCGGGAGCGTCGTGCTCTCGTACGCGGCAGCGCTGGGCGTCTCGGCGCTCGTCTTCGATCACGTGTTCCGGTTCCCGGGCGCTGATGCCGCCGTGCCGCTGTTCGGATTCGTGTTCCTGGTCGCCCTGGGCGTGGACTACAACATCTTCCTGATGACCCGCGTGCGGGAGGAGTCCCTCCGGATCGGTACGCGTCCGGGCATCCTCCGGGGGCTGGGCATGACCGGAAGCGTGATCACGTCGGCCGGCGTCGTCCTCGCCGCGACCTTCGCCGCGCTCGCTGTGATCCCGATCCTGTTCCTCGTCCAGATCGCGTTCATCGTCGCCTTCGGCGTGCTGCTCGACACGGTCGTCGTCCGATCCCTGCTCGTGCCCGCTCTCTCGTACGACATCGGGCGGACGATCTGGTGGCCGTCGCGGCTCTGGCGCGACAGGTTGCCCAGCGAAGCGGCCGAGACGGCGAGCTGACTGCACAGCCTGACCAGCTCGGAGCGGTGCCGTTGCCTCACCGGGGGCGCTGCGAAAAGCTGACGGGATGACGATCACCGGTCTCGCCCCCGAGCTGGCCGGTCCCTCCGTCGCTCCGCACGCGCGTGGCGACGAGGCCGCCCTTCTCCGCCGGGTGTATCGCTCCATGGCCATGATCCGCCGGCTCGACATCGAGGGGGCGGCGCTCGCGGTGCGCGGCGTCCTCCCCGGCTACGCCTCCGCTCGAGGCCAGGAGGCGGTGGCCGTCGGCGCCGTCGCCGCGCTCGACCTCTCCCGCGACGCCGTCTTCGCGTCTCCGCGTTCGCTCGGTGCGGCCGTCGCGACGCGTGGCGATGCCGCAGCGGCCCTGGCCGAGCGTTCGCGTGCCGGCACCGCTCCGCGCGACTCGGACGCGCACGTCGCTCACGCAGCCGGGTGGGCGCTCTGTGCGCGCCTCGACCGGACCGGCGCCGTGGCGGTCGCCCTCCTCGACCGCGGCCCGGGTGCGGCCTCGCCGGAGACGCAGGAGGCGCTGTCGACGGCGCTGACGGCGAACCTCCCGCTCGTGCTCGTCGCCCGCGACGGTGCCGTCAGCGCCTGGGGAGGCGCCTCCTCCCGGCCGCCGCACGAGATCGCCGTCGACGGCTCGGACGTGCTCGCCGTCCTCCGGGGGACGACCTCGGCGCTCGAGCGCGCACGCCGGGGAGCAGGACCCGTGCTGGTCACTGTCGATGACGGCAGGCAGGGCGACGGCCCGGCCCCCCGCGACCCCCTCGCCCGCTGCGAGCAGCGCCTACGGGAGATCCCGGGAACGCCCGACAGCTTCTTCGCCGGCGTGACCGACATCGCCGACACGCTGGCCGCGCGGGTCCGCGCCGAGCTCGTCGGCGGCGCGCTGAGCCGGTCGTCGGTGCTCCGGCGCGCCTCCGTCGCCTAATCTGGGCGGAGTCGACATCACGAGCGGAGGTCCGGTGCGGATTCACGTCGAGCGTCACCCGGGTCCCGACCCCGTCCTCCTCGTGCACGGCTTCGCGACCACGGGGGCGCTCACCTGGGAGGCGACGGGCTGGGTGGCCGCGCTCGCCGATGCCGGACGCGGCGCCCTCGTCCCCGACCTGCGCGGCCACGGGGCGAGCGAGGCGCCGCACGATCCGGCCGAGTACTCTCCGTCGCTGCTGGCGACCGATCTGCTCGGCGTCCTCGACCAGGAGGCGCTCCCCAGCGTCGACGTCGTCGCGTACTCCATGGGCAGCTGGGTCGCCCTGGCGCTGGCCGGCATCGCCCCCGATCGTGTCCGTCGCCTCGTGGTCGGCGGCGTCGGCACGGTCGAGCAGTTCGCGCGGTCGGGGGTGGAGGCGGTGCGGGCCGCTCTGCTCGACGGCGCTCAGCCTCCCGCCGGCTCACCGCTCGAGCCGCTGCTCGCCTCCATCCGCCAGGCACCCGGCGTCGACCGGGAGGCCCTCGCGGCGTGCGCGACCGGGATGGCCGCGCACCCGCTGCCGCTCAGCTCGACGGTCCCGACGCTGCTCGTGGTCGGCGACGTCGATCCCGTCGCCGAGGGCGCCGACGAGGCGGCGCGGCTACTCGGGGCCGAGCTGGTGCGCCTCCCGAAGCGGAATCACGTGACCGCGCTGAGCGCCCGCGGGTTCAAGCAGGCCGCCCTCCCGTTCCTCCTCGGTCGGTCGCCGGTCTCGCCGGCCTGAGCGTCCCGTCGGGTCGTGGCGGCATCGTGCCCTGCCTTCCCTGAGAGGTGACGTCAGACTGTAGGCGCACCGGACTCCCCGTCGTACGATGTGCGAGGACCGAAGGAGGCCGCATGATCGACAGGCTCGACGCCGATCTGATCGCGTTGCTGACGGACGAGCCCCGGCTCGGCGTGTTCGAGGCCTCCCGGCGGCTGGGCGTCGCTCGGGGAACCGTGCAGGCGCGCCTCGACCGCCTGCAGCGCTCGGGCGTCGTGCGCGACTTCGCCCCGACCATCGATGCCGAACGGCTGGGCTACCCTGTGACCGCCTTCGTGACGGCGGAGATCGCACAGAGCGACCGTGCCGCCGTGGAGCACCTCCGCGATATCCCGGAGGTGCTCGAGGTGCACACCATCACCGGCGCCGGCGACTTGCTGATCAGGGCGGTGGCTCGGTCCAACGCCGACCTGCAGCGGGTCATCGACCGTATCGTCAGCGTGCCGGGCATCACCCGCACCTCCACGGTGATCGCCCTGTCGACCGAGATCGATCACCGCTCGGTGCCGCTGGTGCTGGCCGCGGTCGACTCGTGACGCGACCGACGCGCCAGCAGCGCGACGGGCTGTCCGGAACGGGCCCCTGACGGAACGCCGCACGGCGGGTAGACAGGAGCTGAGGAAGACGAAGGGAAAGAACGCATGGATGAGAAGAGCCTGCTGGAGCGGGTGCCCGACGGACTGTTCATCGACGGGACGTGGCAGGAGGGATCGGCCGGGACGCTCGACGTCTACGACCCCGCGACCGGCGATCTCATCAAGCGCATCGCCAATGCCACACCCGAGGACGGGCTGCGCGCTCTGGACGCCGCGGTCGCCGCCGCTGACTCGTGGGCGGCGACCCCGGCTCGTACCCGCGGTGAGATCCTGCGCCGAGCGTTCGACCTGCTGCAGGAGCGTCGGGACGAGTTCGCGCTGCTGATGACGCTCGAGATGGGCAAGCCTCTCGCCGAAGCCAACGGCGAGGTCACGTACGGCGGCGAGTTCCTGCGCTGGTTCTCCGAGGAGGCGGTGCGCATCTCCGGCCGCTACGGGGCCAATCCCGAGGGGACGGGCCGCATGATCGTGTCCCAGCATCCGGTCGGTCCGTGCTTCCTCATCACGCCGTGGAACTTCCCGCTCGCGATGGCGACCCGCAAGATCGCTCCCGCCCTCGCCGCGGGCTGCACCGTGGTCATCAAGCCGGCCGAGCTGACCCCGCTCACGACGCTCTACTTCGCTCGCCTCCTGGAGGACTCGGGGCTGCCGGCCGGCGTGCTCAACGTCATCACAACCTCCACGTCGGGGAAGGTCTCGGCGCCGATCATCGCCGACCCGCGCCTGCGCAAGTTGTCATTCACGGGGTCGACCGAGGTCGGCCGCAAGCTCCTGCAGCAGGCGTCGGAGAACGTGCTGCGCACCTCCATGGAGCTCGGCGGCAACGCGCCGTTCGTGGTCTTCGACGACGCCGACCTCGACAGGGCCGTCGATGGAGCGATGCTCGCCAAGTTCCGCAACATCGGGGAGGCGTGCACCGCGGCCAACCGCTTCATCGTCCACGAGTCCGTCGCCGATGAGTTCGCGCGGCGGGTCACCGAGCGGGTCTCGGCGATGAAGATCGGACGGGGCACCGAGGAGGGCGTCGCGATCGGGCCGCTGATCAACGAGGCCGCCGTCGACAAGGCGGCCGAGCTCCTCGAGGACGCCGTGTCGCGCGGCGCGTCCGTGCTGACGGGAGGCTCGCGCGTCGACGGCCGAGGGACCTTCTTCGAGCCGACGGTCGTGACCGACGTGCGCGCCGGGAGCGAGATCCTCCGGCAGGAGATCTTCGGTCCCGTGCTCTCGATCGTGCGCTTCACGGACGAGGACGAGGCCGTCCGCATCGCCAACGACACCGAGTTCGGGCTCGTCTCCTACGTCTTCACCAAGGACCTGGCCCGCGGGCAGCGGATGATCGAGCGCCTCCAGACCGGCATGATGGGGCTCAACGTCGGCGTCATCTCGAACGCGGCGGCGCCCTTCGGCGGTGTGAAGCAGTCCGGGCTCGGCCGAGAGGGAGGGTTCGAGGGCATCCACGAGTACCTCTCGACCAAGTACACGCTCACGCCCAACCCGTTCGGTGCCTGACATGGAGGCGCGCGAAGCGGTCATCGTCGACGTCGTCCGGACGCCGTCCGGCCGCGGGAAGCCGGACGGCGAGCTGTCGGACATCCACCCCGCCGACCTCCTCGCGGGCGTGCTCATCGAGCTCGCCGCGCGGAACGGCCTCGATCCCGCGATCGTCGACGACGTCATCGGCGGGTGCGTCACGAAGACCGGGGAGCAGGCGGCCAACGTCATCCGGACGGCTGTGCTGAGCGCCGGTTTCCCCGAGAGCGTCCCCGCGGTGACGATCGACCGGCAGTGCGGCTCGAGCCAGCAGGCGGCCGCGTTCGCCGCCCAGGGCGTGATCGCCGGAGCCTATGACGTCGTCATCGCGTGCGGCGTCGAGTCGATGAGCCGCGTGCCCATGGGGTCGGACGCGGCCGGCGCCTCGCTCGGCGGGGAGCTCCTCCACTCGCGGTACCCCGACGGCCTGGTCGGTCAGGGCGTCGCCGCCGAGCTGATCGCGCACCGGTGGAGCATGTCGCGCACCGAGCTGGATGATTTCGCCGCCGCCTCCCAGTCCCGTGCGGCGCGTGCAGCGGCCGACGGCGCGTTCGACCGCGAACTGATCGCCGTGCCGACGCCGGACTCGGGCAGCGTGAACGCCGACGAGACCATCCGGCCCGGCACGACCGCCGAGAAGCTCGCCGCGCTGCCGCCCGCGTTCCGGACGGAGAAGCTCGCCAAGCGGTTCCCGGAACTGGAGTGGCGCATCACCGCGGGCAACTCGTCGCCCCTCACCGACGGCGCGTCGGCGGCGCTCATCATGAGCCGGGAGGCCGCCGACCGGCTGGGCCTGCGCCCGCGCGCGCGATTCCACTCGTTCGCCGTCACCGGCTCCGACCCGCTGCTCATGCTCACCGGGATCGTGCCGGCCACGCGCCGGCTCCTCGAGCGCAGCGGACTCGGCATCGACGAGATCGACGCCTACGAGGTCAACGAGGCGTTCGCCTCCGTGCCCCTCCTGTGGCTCCGCGAGTTCGGCGCCGACCCGGAGCGGCTCAACCCGCGTGGAGGCGCGATCGCGCTGGGCCACGCGCTCGGCTCCTCGGGCACGCGCCTCCTCGGCACCCTGCTGTGCGAGCTCGAAGACACCGGCGGCCGCTACGGTCTGCAGACGATGTGCGAGGGCGGCGGGACAGCCAACGCGACCCTCATCGAAGTGCTGCGCTGACCCCCCGCCCCTCCTGAACCACGAACACCGAACGGAAGGATCCCCATGCTGATCGACGGATGCTCCGCCCTGGTCACCGGCGGTGCCAGCGGCCTCGGAAACGCGACCGCCCACGCCCTCACCGAGGCCGGCGCGCGGGTCGTGATCGTCGACCTGCCGCGGTCGGAGGGGGAGAAGGCGGCGGTCGCGCTCGGCCCGAACGCCCGGTTCGTCCCGGCCGATGTGACGGACGAGGCGCAGGTCCAGGCGGCCGTCGACACCGCGAGCGGGCTCGGGCCGCTGCGCGTGGTCGTCAACTGCGCCGGGATCGCCACGGCGGTCAAGGTGCTGGGCCGCGACGGCATCCAGCCGCTGGAGCTCTTCGAGCGCGTCATCCGCGTCAACCTCGTGGGAACCTTCAACGTCATCCGGCTGGCTGCGGCCGCCATGGTGAAGACCGAACCGGTGGGGGAGGAGCGCGGCGTGATCGTCGACACAGCCTCGGTCGCCGCGTTCGACGGTCAGATCGGGCAGGCGGCGTACTCGGCCTCCAAAGGAGGCGTCGCCGCGATGACGCTGCCGCTCGCGCGCGAGTTCGCTCGCGACCTCATCCGCGTCGTGACGATCGCGCCCGGCATCTTCGAGACGCCGATGATGGCGGGGCTGCCCGAGGCGGCGCAGGCCTCGCTCGCCGCCCAGGTCCCGCATCCTGCGCGGCTCGGCCGGCCGTCCGAGTACGCGCAGCTCGTGCGCGCGATCATCGACAACCCGATGCTCAACGGCGAGACGATCCGGCTCGACGGGGCCATCCGGATGCAGCCGCGGTAACCGCTTCGGCGCCCGCGGCGCCCGCGCTCAGCTCTGGGAGTGCGCCTCCAGGAACGTGTACACGTCCGAGTCGTCGACCCCCGGGAAGGACCCGGAGGGGAGCGGCGACAGGATGTGCGCGTGCAGCCGGGCACTCGGCCACGCCTTGCCCGCCCAGTGCTGCGACAATTCCGCATCCGGGCGCTTGCAGCAGGACTCGTCGGGGCAGTGCGACTCGGCGCGCGCCGTCGTCTCCCGCCCGCGGAACCACTTGGCCTCGTCGAACGGGACGCCCACGCTGATCGAGTAGCTGCCCTCGGAGGTGGTGCCCACCTGGGTCGCGCACCAGAAGGTCCCGGCGGGCGTGTCCGTGTACTGGTACAGCTCGGTGGTCCGGTTGGTGCGGGTGAAGGCGTTGCGCGCTCCCCACTTCCGGCACACGACCTGGCCCTCGATGGAGCCGGTCACATCCGTGGGGAGCACGAGCCCGTCGTTCTCGTAGCCCTTGTACAGCGCCCCGTCGTCGCCCACGCGGAGGAAGTGGAGCGTCATGTCGAGGTGACTCGTGGCCAGGTTGGTGAGCCGGAGCGCGGCCGCCTCGTGGGTCACACCGAAAGCGTCCCGGAAGTCCTCGACGGCGAGGTCCTTGTCCTTCTTGGCCTGCTGGAGGAACGCAACGGCCGCATCCCGCGGCATCAGGCAGCACGCGGCGAAGTAGTTGATCTCGAGCCGCTGCCGCAGGAAGTCGGCGTAAGACGCGGGCCGCTCGTGCCCGAGGAGCCGGTGCGCCATCGCCTGCAGCGCCATGGAGCGGAGGCCGTGACCGCCCGGGATCGACGCCGGCGGGAGGTAGATGCGGCCGTTGTCGAGGTCGGTGATGGAGCGGGTCGACCGGGGCAGGTCGTTCACGTAGATGAGGTCGAAGCCCAGCTGCTCGGCCATGACGCTGACCGTGCGGTGCGTGAGGGCGCCGCGCACGTGGCCGGCGGCGCGGACGCGATCCACCGCGAGCTGCTCGATCTCGGGAATGTAGTTGTTCTGCTCGCGCATGCGCTCCCTGAGCTCCGTGTTGGCTCGCCGCGCCTCCTCGGGGGTGGCGATCGCCTCGCTCGCTCGGCGCGAGAGCTCGCGGTGCATGCCGACCAGGGCCCTGAGGGTCTCGGTCGGCGTCCCCTTGGTCGGCTTCACGGCCGGGAGGCCGAGGGAGGCGTAGAGCGTTCCCCGCTGCGCGCGAGCCAGTTCGATCTCGAGGGCGGCGCGCTCGTCCGGTGGCTCGGAGGAGAGCAGGTCGGTAAGCGGGACGCCCAGAGCGGACGCGATCGTAGAGAGCAGGGAGATGCGCGGCTCCCGCTTGCCGTTCTCGATGAGTGACAGCTGACTCGGCGCGACACCGGCGCGCGCCCCGAGCTCGTCGAGCGTGAGGCCGTTGCGGGTGCGGAAGTGACGGATGCGGTGACCGAGCGTGGCGACGTCGGCGACGACAGTGTCCATGGCTTCACGATAGCGCAAGAATCTCGATTCTTTCGGATGATTTCGCTGTTTCGGGGCATGAATCTCGCCCATCCTGGGTTCAAGAGCAGTTCTTTACGAGAGGAATGACCAGCATGGCCATCGCCGAACTCCCGCTCAGGGCCGACGAACCGACCATCGCCGACGAGCCGATCCGCGAGACGACGAGGCTCGCCGGGGGTCTCACGGCCGTCCGTGCGTGGGTGGACGACATCGCCGCGCTGGCCCAGCCCGACGAGGTCGTCTGGCTGGACGGCTCCCGTGCCGAGGCGGATCGTCTCACGAAGGAGCTCGTCGCCGAGGGCAAGCTGATCCGGCTGAACCCCGAGTGGCGCCCGAACAGCTTCCTCGCGCGGACCGACCCGGGCGATGTGGCCCGGGTGGAGGACCGCACCTTCATCTGCTCGCTCCGAGAGTCCGACGCGGGTCCGACCAACAACTGGCGCGAGCCCGACGCGATGCGTGCGGAGCTGCGCGACGTCTTCCGCGGCAGCATGCGCGGCCGGACGATGTACGTCGTCCCGTTCTCAATGGGTCCGGTCGGCGGGCCGCTCTCGCAGGTCGGCATCCAGCTGACCGACTCGGCCTACGTCGCCGTGAGCCTCGGGCTCATGACGAGGGTCACCTCCACGGTGCTCGACCTGATCGACGCGGGCCAGGAGTGGGTGCCCACCGTCCACAGCGTCGGCCACCCGCTCGTCGACGACGACGGCACGCGCCACGAGGACGTCGTGTGGCCGTGCAACGAGACGAAGTACATCGTCCAGTTCCCCGAGAGCCGCGAGGTCTGGTCGTACGGGTCCGGCTACGGCGGGAACGCGATCCTCGCGAAGAAGTGCTTCGCCCTCCGGATCGCCTCGGTCATGGCACGCGACGAGGGCTGGCTCGCCGAGCACATGCTCATCGTCAAGGTCACCTCCCCCGAGGGTCGCGCGTTCCACTTCGCGGCCGCCTTCCCGTCCGCGTGCGGCAAGACGAACCTCGCGATGCTCCGCCCGACCATCCCCGGCTGGACGGTCGAGACGATCGGCGACGACATCGCGTGGCTGCGCCAGGGCCCCGACGGGCGGCTGCGCGCCATCAACCCGGAGGCCGGCTTCTTCGGCGTGGCTCCCGGGACCGGCGCCTCCACCAACCAGACCGCGGTCGACACGCTCTGGGGCAACACGATCTTCACCAACGTGGCACTGCGCGACGACGGCGACGTCTGGTGGGAGGGGCTGACCGACGAGCCGCCGGCCCACCTGATCGACTGGGAGGGACGCGACTGGACGCCCGACTCCGGACGCCCCGCCGCGCACCCGAACTCCCGCTTCACCGTGAGCGCCGCGCAGTGCCCGGCCATCGCCGACGACTGGGACGCGTTCGACGGCGTGCCGATCGACGCGATCCTGTTCGGCGGCCGCCGGGCGACGAACGTCCCGCTGGTGGCGCAGGCGCGCGACTGGAGGCACGGCGTCTTCATGGGCGCGACGATCTCCTCCGAGCAGACCGCCGCGGCGGAGGGAACGGTGGGGGAGCTGCGCCGCGACCCGTTCGCGATGCTCCCGTTCTGCGGCTACAACATGGCCGACTACTGGGCTCACTGGCTGAAGGTGGGCGAGCGGCTCGGCGCCGACGCGCCCGCGATCTTCCAGGTCAACTGGTTCCGCAAGGGCGATGACGGACGCTTCCTCTGGCCGGGCTTCGGCGAGAACGCGCGCGTCATCGAGTGGATCGCCCGCCGGGTGGAGGGGAGCGCGCACGCCGTCAGCGCCCCGATCGGGATGCTGCCCGTCGTCGACGAGCTCGACCTCGACGGCCTCGACCTCCCGCGCGCGGACCTGGACCAGTTGTTCGAAGTCGACACGGAGCGGTGGCTCGCGGAGTGCGATCTCACCGAGGAGTTCTTCGATCGGTTCGGCTCCCGGGTGCCGCCCGCGCTCCGCGCCGAGCTCGCGTCGCTGCGGTACCAGTTGCGCGCGTCGGGCTCAGACGAGGAGCTGGTGCTTCGCTAGGTCGCGGTAGAGGGGCGTCGACTCGACCAGTTCGGAGTGCGTCCCGACACCGATGACCCGGCCGTGGTCTAGGACGACGATCTGATCGGAGTCGACCACGGTCGAGAGCCGGTGCGCGATGACGAGGAGGGTGCGGTCCTCGGCGACCGCGTCGATCGCCTCCCGCATCAGCTGCTCGTTGCGGCCGTCGAGACTCGACGTCGACTCGTCGAGGAGGAGCACGGGAGGCGCGGCCAGCAGTGCCCGGGCGATCGCCAGGCGCTGGCGCTCGCCGCCGGAGAGCATGATGCCGTCCTCCCCGACGGGTGCGTCCAGACCGAGCTCGCTGCGCTCGAGCACCTCCGTCAGGTTGACCGCGTGGAGTACGTCGATGCACTGCTCGTCCGTCGCCTCGGGTGCCGCGAGCACGAGGTTGTCGCGGATCGACCCGGCCAGCACCGGTGCGTCCTGCTCCACGTAGCCGATCTGCGCGCGGAGCGCCGTGCGGTCGAGGCTGCGGACGTCCATCCCGCCGAACCGGACCTCGCCCTGCTGGGGGTCGTAGAAGCGCTCCACCAGGGCGAGGATCGTCGACTTGCCCGCTCCGGACGGGCCGACGAGCGCGGTCCGCCGGCCCCTCGGCACACGGAAGCTCACGCCGTTGAGCACGCCGCCGTGACCCAGGGGCGCGCCGTCCGCGCCCGCGCCGGCTGCAGCCTCCGCCTCGGCGACGACGTCCGTACCGGTGAGCGCCTCGAACGCGAGTCGCTCGGGGGTGGGCTCAGAGACGGCCACGGGGCCCTCTGCGGGACGGCCGGCGACCTCCGGGTAGGAGAAGCGCACATCGACGAACTCGATGGCGGGGGCCTCCGGGGCGAGCCCCTCGTTGGCGGCGCCGACGGTGAGCGCGAGCGGCATGATCTCGCGATCGTGCTGGTCCTCGGTGGGGAGGTCGAGGATCTCCTGGATCCGGCCGAGCGCGCCGAGGGCCGAGTTGACCGCCGCGATGGCGCCGAACGCCTGGCCGAGCGGGAGGATCATCATGAACAGGAAGAGGATGAAGGCGACCAGCTGCGCGATCGTGATGGCCCCGCTCGCGACGCGGAACCCGCCGACGCCGAGGACGACCAGGAACGACACCTGCATCGCGATGCCCGCCACGGGCACGACGAGGGCCGAGATCTTCGCCACCGAGATGCCCATGCGCCAGGCGCCGCGCGCGTCC is a window from the Leifsonia sp. AG29 genome containing:
- a CDS encoding alpha/beta fold hydrolase, whose amino-acid sequence is MRIHVERHPGPDPVLLVHGFATTGALTWEATGWVAALADAGRGALVPDLRGHGASEAPHDPAEYSPSLLATDLLGVLDQEALPSVDVVAYSMGSWVALALAGIAPDRVRRLVVGGVGTVEQFARSGVEAVRAALLDGAQPPAGSPLEPLLASIRQAPGVDREALAACATGMAAHPLPLSSTVPTLLVVGDVDPVAEGADEAARLLGAELVRLPKRNHVTALSARGFKQAALPFLLGRSPVSPA
- a CDS encoding ABC transporter ATP-binding protein — encoded protein: MSTETAPAPRRRSPFSRRQPETGPRARFSQLLPYLLEHRGVLAFVIVLSVLGAAASLAQPLLVSQVIDLVGKGEPLGGLVWGLVVLVVVSGLISGYQHYLLQRTGEGVVLSSRRKLVGRMLRLPISEFDTRRTGDLVSRVGSDTTLLRAVLTQGLVEAIGGALTFIGALIAMLVIDPVLLGLTVLVVAVSVVVVTLLSGRIRVASQKAQTKVGDLAASVERAISSVRTIRAANATDREIAGVEEDARGAWRMGISVAKISALVVPVAGIAMQVSFLVVLGVGGFRVASGAITIAQLVAFILFLFMMILPLGQAFGAIAAVNSALGALGRIQEILDLPTEDQHDREIMPLALTVGAANEGLAPEAPAIEFVDVRFSYPEVAGRPAEGPVAVSEPTPERLAFEALTGTDVVAEAEAAAGAGADGAPLGHGGVLNGVSFRVPRGRRTALVGPSGAGKSTILALVERFYDPQQGEVRFGGMDVRSLDRTALRAQIGYVEQDAPVLAGSIRDNLVLAAPEATDEQCIDVLHAVNLTEVLERSELGLDAPVGEDGIMLSGGERQRLAIARALLAAPPVLLLDESTSSLDGRNEQLMREAIDAVAEDRTLLVIAHRLSTVVDSDQIVVLDHGRVIGVGTHSELVESTPLYRDLAKHQLLV
- a CDS encoding phosphoenolpyruvate carboxykinase (GTP), which encodes MAIAELPLRADEPTIADEPIRETTRLAGGLTAVRAWVDDIAALAQPDEVVWLDGSRAEADRLTKELVAEGKLIRLNPEWRPNSFLARTDPGDVARVEDRTFICSLRESDAGPTNNWREPDAMRAELRDVFRGSMRGRTMYVVPFSMGPVGGPLSQVGIQLTDSAYVAVSLGLMTRVTSTVLDLIDAGQEWVPTVHSVGHPLVDDDGTRHEDVVWPCNETKYIVQFPESREVWSYGSGYGGNAILAKKCFALRIASVMARDEGWLAEHMLIVKVTSPEGRAFHFAAAFPSACGKTNLAMLRPTIPGWTVETIGDDIAWLRQGPDGRLRAINPEAGFFGVAPGTGASTNQTAVDTLWGNTIFTNVALRDDGDVWWEGLTDEPPAHLIDWEGRDWTPDSGRPAAHPNSRFTVSAAQCPAIADDWDAFDGVPIDAILFGGRRATNVPLVAQARDWRHGVFMGATISSEQTAAAEGTVGELRRDPFAMLPFCGYNMADYWAHWLKVGERLGADAPAIFQVNWFRKGDDGRFLWPGFGENARVIEWIARRVEGSAHAVSAPIGMLPVVDELDLDGLDLPRADLDQLFEVDTERWLAECDLTEEFFDRFGSRVPPALRAELASLRYQLRASGSDEELVLR
- a CDS encoding NAD-dependent succinate-semialdehyde dehydrogenase, which codes for MDEKSLLERVPDGLFIDGTWQEGSAGTLDVYDPATGDLIKRIANATPEDGLRALDAAVAAADSWAATPARTRGEILRRAFDLLQERRDEFALLMTLEMGKPLAEANGEVTYGGEFLRWFSEEAVRISGRYGANPEGTGRMIVSQHPVGPCFLITPWNFPLAMATRKIAPALAAGCTVVIKPAELTPLTTLYFARLLEDSGLPAGVLNVITTSTSGKVSAPIIADPRLRKLSFTGSTEVGRKLLQQASENVLRTSMELGGNAPFVVFDDADLDRAVDGAMLAKFRNIGEACTAANRFIVHESVADEFARRVTERVSAMKIGRGTEEGVAIGPLINEAAVDKAAELLEDAVSRGASVLTGGSRVDGRGTFFEPTVVTDVRAGSEILRQEIFGPVLSIVRFTDEDEAVRIANDTEFGLVSYVFTKDLARGQRMIERLQTGMMGLNVGVISNAAAPFGGVKQSGLGREGGFEGIHEYLSTKYTLTPNPFGA
- a CDS encoding pyruvate dehydrogenase — encoded protein: MTITGLAPELAGPSVAPHARGDEAALLRRVYRSMAMIRRLDIEGAALAVRGVLPGYASARGQEAVAVGAVAALDLSRDAVFASPRSLGAAVATRGDAAAALAERSRAGTAPRDSDAHVAHAAGWALCARLDRTGAVAVALLDRGPGAASPETQEALSTALTANLPLVLVARDGAVSAWGGASSRPPHEIAVDGSDVLAVLRGTTSALERARRGAGPVLVTVDDGRQGDGPAPRDPLARCEQRLREIPGTPDSFFAGVTDIADTLAARVRAELVGGALSRSSVLRRASVA
- a CDS encoding 3-hydroxyacyl-CoA dehydrogenase; translated protein: MLIDGCSALVTGGASGLGNATAHALTEAGARVVIVDLPRSEGEKAAVALGPNARFVPADVTDEAQVQAAVDTASGLGPLRVVVNCAGIATAVKVLGRDGIQPLELFERVIRVNLVGTFNVIRLAAAAMVKTEPVGEERGVIVDTASVAAFDGQIGQAAYSASKGGVAAMTLPLAREFARDLIRVVTIAPGIFETPMMAGLPEAAQASLAAQVPHPARLGRPSEYAQLVRAIIDNPMLNGETIRLDGAIRMQPR
- a CDS encoding thiolase family protein — its product is MEAREAVIVDVVRTPSGRGKPDGELSDIHPADLLAGVLIELAARNGLDPAIVDDVIGGCVTKTGEQAANVIRTAVLSAGFPESVPAVTIDRQCGSSQQAAAFAAQGVIAGAYDVVIACGVESMSRVPMGSDAAGASLGGELLHSRYPDGLVGQGVAAELIAHRWSMSRTELDDFAAASQSRAARAAADGAFDRELIAVPTPDSGSVNADETIRPGTTAEKLAALPPAFRTEKLAKRFPELEWRITAGNSSPLTDGASAALIMSREAADRLGLRPRARFHSFAVTGSDPLLMLTGIVPATRRLLERSGLGIDEIDAYEVNEAFASVPLLWLREFGADPERLNPRGGAIALGHALGSSGTRLLGTLLCELEDTGGRYGLQTMCEGGGTANATLIEVLR
- a CDS encoding Lrp/AsnC family transcriptional regulator, with protein sequence MIDRLDADLIALLTDEPRLGVFEASRRLGVARGTVQARLDRLQRSGVVRDFAPTIDAERLGYPVTAFVTAEIAQSDRAAVEHLRDIPEVLEVHTITGAGDLLIRAVARSNADLQRVIDRIVSVPGITRTSTVIALSTEIDHRSVPLVLAAVDS
- a CDS encoding helix-turn-helix domain-containing protein, giving the protein MDTVVADVATLGHRIRHFRTRNGLTLDELGARAGVAPSQLSLIENGKREPRISLLSTIASALGVPLTDLLSSEPPDERAALEIELARAQRGTLYASLGLPAVKPTKGTPTETLRALVGMHRELSRRASEAIATPEEARRANTELRERMREQNNYIPEIEQLAVDRVRAAGHVRGALTHRTVSVMAEQLGFDLIYVNDLPRSTRSITDLDNGRIYLPPASIPGGHGLRSMALQAMAHRLLGHERPASYADFLRQRLEINYFAACCLMPRDAAVAFLQQAKKDKDLAVEDFRDAFGVTHEAAALRLTNLATSHLDMTLHFLRVGDDGALYKGYENDGLVLPTDVTGSIEGQVVCRKWGARNAFTRTNRTTELYQYTDTPAGTFWCATQVGTTSEGSYSISVGVPFDEAKWFRGRETTARAESHCPDESCCKRPDAELSQHWAGKAWPSARLHAHILSPLPSGSFPGVDDSDVYTFLEAHSQS